Proteins from one Anthonomus grandis grandis chromosome 8, icAntGran1.3, whole genome shotgun sequence genomic window:
- the LOC126739047 gene encoding uncharacterized protein LOC126739047 isoform X2, which yields MHLFVGNFRFYFIVLTVKVLKMSRRSALILNMALKQADCEFGNHAKVVPSNSTEMDNVVQQQPSRQMINGKALPMNSMDSACTFKIINIELQQPLYNLIRPTSKIMYWVL from the exons ATGCATCTGTTCGTTGGAAATTTTAGGTTCTATTTTATCGTGTTGACAG ttaAAGTCTTAAAAATGAGTCGGAGAAGTGCTTTAATATTGAATATGGCATTAAAGCAGGCAGATTGTGAATTCGGTAATCATGCGAAGGTTGTGCCg tcAAACAGTACAGAAATGGATAATGTTGTACAACAACAGCCGTCCAGACAAATGATCAATGGGAAAGCTttg ccaATGAACTCCATGGATAGTGCCTGtacctttaaaataatcaatattgaATTGCAACAGCCGTTGTATAATCTTATTAGGCCTACTTCTAAAATTATGTATTGGGTATTATAA
- the LOC126739051 gene encoding putative nuclease HARBI1 isoform X2 gives MIIKNHIYSRYLATGNSFRSMGFSYRLGFSTVREIVIEVCDAIWKNLGPIVMPTLMTEIWKKSAARFCQIWDFPHCIAAIDGKHVNIQCPINAGSTYYNYKGSHSIVLLVLVDADYKFIAIDVGSYGRNSDGGIFEKSKIGKKLQNRTLGVPGDTPLEANVLPQSHVILGDEAFPLKTYLLRSYSRFYLGENEPNKVYNYRLSRARRTVEYAFGILVSRWRVFLRHFEIQPDFVDKVVVATCCLHNMLSTESMEPDLSTLRSPKAALLNIQEIRRNHANAAFRTREAFKEYFNSSTGSVPWQIGMVGKGRIYNEND, from the exons ATGATAATAAAGAATCATATTTACTcaag GTATCTCGCGACAGGCAATTCATTTAGAAGTATGGGTTTCAGCTATAGACTAGGATTTAGCACAGTTCGAGAAATAGTCATTGAAGTTTGTGATGCCATCTGGAAGAACTTGGGACCCATTGTAATGCCTACGCTAATGACAGAGATATGGAAAAAATCTGCGGCTAGATTTTGTCAAATATGGGATTTTCCGCATTGCATTGCTGCCATAGATGGTAAGCATGTTAATATTCAGTGCCCAATCAATGCTGGCTCTACATATTACAATTACAAAGGGAGTCATTCAATAGTTCTTTTGGTCTTGGTTGATGCCGACTATAAATTTATCGCAATTGACGTTGGATCCTATGGCAGGAATAGCGATGGAggtatttttgagaaatcaaaaATTGGTAAGAAGCTTCAAAACAGAACATTAGGAGTACCGGGAGATACTCCCCTCGAAGCAAATGTATTACCACAGTCCCATGTTATTCTTGGCGATGAAGCATTTCCACTTAAAACTTATTTGCTTCGTTCGTACAGCAGATTTTATTTGGGGGAAAATGAACCTAATAAGGTATACAATTATAGGTTATCACGGGCTAGGCGCACTGTAGAATACGCCTTCGGAATTTTGGTCTCTCGTTGGAGAGTGTTTCTTAGACACTTCGAAATACAACCAGACTTCGTGGATAAAGTTGTAGTAGCCACATGCTGTCTGCATAATATGTTGAGTACAGAATCAATGGAGCCCGACCTTTCTACTTTACGTTCTCCAAAAGCAGCCCTCCTAAATATTCAAGAAATACGGAGAAATCACGCTAATGCTGCATTCAGAACTCGAGAGgcttttaaagaatattttaattcatctacTGGTTCGGTGCCTTGGCAAATTGGTATGGTTGGTAAAGGAAGAATTTACAACGAAAATGATTAA
- the LOC126739051 gene encoding putative nuclease HARBI1 isoform X1, whose protein sequence is MYFRVTKEELDFLHGLVKEHIKKQNTQFRRAISTEERLAVCLRYLATGNSFRSMGFSYRLGFSTVREIVIEVCDAIWKNLGPIVMPTLMTEIWKKSAARFCQIWDFPHCIAAIDGKHVNIQCPINAGSTYYNYKGSHSIVLLVLVDADYKFIAIDVGSYGRNSDGGIFEKSKIGKKLQNRTLGVPGDTPLEANVLPQSHVILGDEAFPLKTYLLRSYSRFYLGENEPNKVYNYRLSRARRTVEYAFGILVSRWRVFLRHFEIQPDFVDKVVVATCCLHNMLSTESMEPDLSTLRSPKAALLNIQEIRRNHANAAFRTREAFKEYFNSSTGSVPWQIGMVGKGRIYNEND, encoded by the exons ATGTATTTTCGGGTTACCAAAGAAGAACTTGATTTTTTGCACGGACTTGTTAAAGAACATATCAAGAAGCAAAATACCCAATTCCGAAGGGCGATAAGTACTGAAGAGAGATTAGCGGTGTGTTTAAG GTATCTCGCGACAGGCAATTCATTTAGAAGTATGGGTTTCAGCTATAGACTAGGATTTAGCACAGTTCGAGAAATAGTCATTGAAGTTTGTGATGCCATCTGGAAGAACTTGGGACCCATTGTAATGCCTACGCTAATGACAGAGATATGGAAAAAATCTGCGGCTAGATTTTGTCAAATATGGGATTTTCCGCATTGCATTGCTGCCATAGATGGTAAGCATGTTAATATTCAGTGCCCAATCAATGCTGGCTCTACATATTACAATTACAAAGGGAGTCATTCAATAGTTCTTTTGGTCTTGGTTGATGCCGACTATAAATTTATCGCAATTGACGTTGGATCCTATGGCAGGAATAGCGATGGAggtatttttgagaaatcaaaaATTGGTAAGAAGCTTCAAAACAGAACATTAGGAGTACCGGGAGATACTCCCCTCGAAGCAAATGTATTACCACAGTCCCATGTTATTCTTGGCGATGAAGCATTTCCACTTAAAACTTATTTGCTTCGTTCGTACAGCAGATTTTATTTGGGGGAAAATGAACCTAATAAGGTATACAATTATAGGTTATCACGGGCTAGGCGCACTGTAGAATACGCCTTCGGAATTTTGGTCTCTCGTTGGAGAGTGTTTCTTAGACACTTCGAAATACAACCAGACTTCGTGGATAAAGTTGTAGTAGCCACATGCTGTCTGCATAATATGTTGAGTACAGAATCAATGGAGCCCGACCTTTCTACTTTACGTTCTCCAAAAGCAGCCCTCCTAAATATTCAAGAAATACGGAGAAATCACGCTAATGCTGCATTCAGAACTCGAGAGgcttttaaagaatattttaattcatctacTGGTTCGGTGCCTTGGCAAATTGGTATGGTTGGTAAAGGAAGAATTTACAACGAAAATGATTAA